The nucleotide sequence GGATTTTTGAAATTCTTAAtgcccatttctagggtttgccTAATTTCCCCTTTCAGATTTTCAAGACTccattttttgttctttctatttttgttgACTCATATTTATGTTCGCGTTTATCTCCTCCCGTAAAACGCCGCtcaatgtatttttcttttatttttttgttttacgaGTCTCCTCCCTTGCACCGGTGCTTCTTCTTCACATCAATTTTGCGATTCTCCATACAAACATGCAtctacttttttcttctttagtaCCAATGACCGAGGCCCAATGGTCAGACTGACCAGCCGCCTCCGCCTATTCCTCCTCCGCCGGGATATCTGAGTCTGTAGTTTGAGAGAAACGGCTTTTCATCTATCGTGGTGGAGTTTATCTCCTCCacgtttgaatttttgaattacCATTTTGTTCCTATTTTACTTGGCTAGTTGTTCATTGTTCTTCACTATCAAAGTGAGGGCATGATTGAGATAATGAAGCTTCACCATTTTGTTGCtctcaaattatatatatatatatatatatatatatttttttttttttgttaacggATAGATttgttaaaattaaatattagatTAAACATTAGATTGAGGTattaaattagatgttagattaagtCGACATGGTTGGAATCCAATGTAAAGGCAACACTCATATTCACCAATGTAGTAAATGATCActtgctatatatatatttaaactacatattaattaGACCGCATGTTTGTCATCAAAATTCTAACAAATGATCACTTTAACCCTCTTACCAGAactgaacaaaaataaattttattgtttttatacTAACATCACAGCCATATAAATATAACATatcatatttaaaaaataaataaataaaccccaCTTTCTCGTaccttctctcttccttttttgtatttgtcttttatttttattgagcTGTCACCCGTACTCATTAATGATAGAtcatactaaaataaaaaataaatttagttaaacATGCGAAATGTGTGTACCAATTGCTAGTATAGATTATTAGATCATGACATTCTAGTGAGGAAAACCTCTTCATGTAAAGAAATTTCATAGTGTATGAGGAACAAGAACTGATACAACAAATATCATAATATaagtgatgaaattttttttttaagtgttgaACCATGCGTTTCCGTGTCACTGTAAAATCGCGATCTCCCTTGCAAACAGGGCCTAAAGCCGCTTTCATTTCTTTCGTCGTGTGATTCGACTTGACTTCAGGTTCCTTTCCTCTGTTGACCtcgtttttatttctttttgtctttcCATTTTCCAGAACGAACGAGAGAGACTCGTCCCCAAAACCCCAAATAGAAGTATGGAATGAGAGTATTTGGCGGTGCCGATTaagatagaagaagaagaagcagcccAAGGCACGAGCTAGCAGAGAGAAGGAGAAGCAGAGAAAGATTGACACTGTCACTGTatttgcagaaaaaaaaaccccaccCTGGTTTTCTGGGTATCATCACATTTTCTTCCTGctaaccctctctctcttttgttGCTAAATTTTGCGtttatatccttttttttttttgggtgaataaTTTTGCTTCGTCTCTATTGAAATGGGTTTACCCCAAATTATGTTTAATTTCTCTGATTATAAagctatttaatttatatgattatacaGACCCATGTTTAGTTCCTGAATTAAGAAACCAAATTATAATCTGGATAAAGTACTCAACTTCAGGCATCTATGCCGAAATTTTGCTATAATCTGTTTAAATCCTCTCTGTGAAAATGTGTTCATCTCAAATTATGTgtaattttttcttgtttttaaggACCCATGGTTAGTTATTGATCTAGAAATTAAGTTGCAAATATCTTGGTGTAAGGACATGGATTTTGGAACTCCCATCTTTGCCACCTGCACTCGAAACTGAAATTTGTGTAAGTTGGGTTTGTTCTTTTTCTGCAGAGTGAGAAGGGAACAAAGAGTTTGAAAATCACTAAGCCATTGTCAAGTACTGAACTTTTAGGCATCAATCAATGCAAAACCTGTTTTTGGCCCCGAATAAAATGTCAAACGGCCCAAAGCTTTCAGAAGATATCATTGAAGACATTCTTTCTAGACTTCCTGTGAAGTCTGTGTGTAGATTCCGGTGTGTATCGAAGTTATGGCTCCATCTCACCACTCAACCCCACTTCATCCAAGCTCACCTCAAGAGAACCCAGAGTTGCAAACTCCTTATTAGTTCTGCAaattctctcttctccttggACCATCTCGCACCTATAGATGATGATTTGTTACCCCTGGAGCTTGATTTTCCACTCAAGGGCGGCCAACCCTTCCTTCCTTGGATCCAAACCTTTGGTTCGTGTAATGGATTGGTCTGCATTATGCCCGTGCCAGAAAAATTCTTTATATTCAATCCTACCACCAGAGATTGCTTGAGGGTACCGGATTGCCCCATGCCGATTCATGTATGTCCTGGACAAGACAGCCGTAATGGTTATCATAGGCACAGTTTTGGTTATGCTCCTTCTATCAATGACTACAAGTTCGTGAAGGTTGCTTATGGTTGCATGGTGCATGTGTTTTCACTGAAAAACAATTCATGGAAAAGGGTTCAAGATTTTCCTTACAAACATCTTCTGGACGATTCTACAACATTTCTCAATGGAGCTGTGCACTGGTTATGTGGCCCTGTCGGAGTTGGAGATACCTGTGTCATTGCTGCATTTGATTTAGCAGAGGAGAAGTTCTTAGACTTGGCACCACCTGATTCAGTCACAAATCATACTAGATTTACGATTGGCGTTCTGGGAGGGTGCCTTTGTTTGCTACACCAGAACAATATCAAGCAACACTCATTTTGGGTTATGAAAGAGTATAATGTGAAGGAGTCTTGGACGAGGATCTTGATCACTGACTCATACTTTTCTCTACAGCCATTGTGTTACTGGAAGGATGGCAAGATATTACTGGTGAGAAATAGAAAGAAATTACTTCTGTGCAACACGAAGAACGGAACATGTAAAAAGTTCTTGGTAAATGGCCTTCCGTCTCGCATATTTGCTGACGTGTATGTGGAGAGCCTGGTGTCTCCAAACTTTCAGCAGAACTAGTGATTGTGTGCTTAATCCGGTGCGTACGTTTCTACCTCTATCGGTCTATGCGTCTTTGGTGTTTGCTACCCAATTCTTGTATGGAACTCAGCAagtttatattttgttgttaAGGAAGTTGTTctcttgtgtttgctttggTGAAATCATACGTTTATTTGACGGCGGACGATGATTTACTCTTGTTTGTTATCTGATTAGTTAATCTCTCAACAAATTTGTTAATGGCTTTGTAGTTTTTGGAGTTAAAGAGTTTACCATGACTCTATGAAGCATTATTTGTGAAGATTGAGCATTTAAGTCACTTTGGTTGTTAAGGTAGATATGGAAAAGGCAGACTATTTGTCTTGCATCAACTGGTAAATTACTCTCAAATTGACATTTACTGCTTCAGATTACTCTGTGTGGTGAAACTGAACAAACTTTTCAAAATTTACTGAATTTTAGATGGCCTTTTTGTCTTGTTGGCAATTTGCAGCTAAATTTTCTGAATATTGGCAGCAggttgtattattattattttttaaatatgagCAGCAATTGTGGCATGCTACACACCTATCAAACGTGGGTATGTCAATTTAACCTGAGGGGCTTGCCAGCTTGGGACGTGCTTAATGTGACTTAAACTTGATGTGGTAATGAATATCTCATCCTATCGACTTAAATCCTCACACAACTAATCATTTTAATACCCTACTTATTAATTGTGGGCTATTAGTCTCCAAGTATGTCTGATTTTTTGCGGATTCAAGTCAAGTGACTTGCATGGAACACATTTTAAAGggtaataattatttttccgCCAATAAACTCATATTGTTGCATATTGATTGCGAATTTATCCTTCAACGTTAACTTTATAAATTTTCCATTTTAAGAATATAAGTCTTCAACTCGTTATAAATTGTCAATCTATCTTTGAAAGTGTATCAAATACGAGTGATAAATTGACGaataattaaataaaggaaaaattagtatccggtccctagtttttattgttcattgactaagaccttattagttctcaaattttgattcaagtccctagcattaatgtgataatgaatttacttgtttattatataattttttaatataaaaattagtaattaatttagggtttaatactcacacctctattaaacttctaattaattttcaattcaaacatttccaaaataataaaaaattaaattaaattaagtttgtacctattagtttttttttatatataaaaagattctcaattttttaatcttaaatgtacccattcatataatttttcaatttttttaatcttaaatgtacccattctcaaatatatcaatttgttatatgtaaaatgtaccctttttttaatataaaatccattcaaattttttaatccatgtttaaacttatatgggtacattctttttcgttgatttgagaatgtatccatgttttggtacaataactttttttgttaattttggttaatgtacccatacatatatgtatatatatataaacacacacaatataatagagagtataatttatattttattatttttaatcccataaattatgggttttatttaaaatctcattaatataaacaattacaaatttcaatttttaatttttaattaaaaaaatatagtaacttacattattacattaatgtcagggacctcaatcaaaaactaaaaactaacaaggtttcaatcaaagaatattaatAGTTatggaccgcatccaaagtgtcccttaaATAAAACAACCGCAGTTTTAATTCTTGATATTCATGTTCGAATTTTGGATACATttttattcaataaaataaaaaaacacataattttCCAAATATTTTGCGCGCATTGAACGGAGCCCAGAGCTCCTTTCCGTCGTATATGCCTCGGAGACGGCGCCAAAGCCGCTTCATTTTTTATACTGATCCGATAGAAGAGGAaccccagagagagagagagagagagtgtcgcTGTCACTGGATTTGCAGAAAAACCCTTCTCTTATTTTCTGGGTATTTATCACATTCTTCCAGCTACTcctttttttgccaaattttcTCCTTTTTGGTGAATAATCTTTCTTATCCCCTCTGCGAAATTGGGTTCATCTCGAACCATGTTTAATTTCGCTGATTATAAAGTTTTTTAATTTCTCTGATTATGCATGTTTTAGTTCCTGATAAAGAAATGAAGTAATAAAGTTCTAAACTTTAGGGAATCAATGCCAAAATTAAGTTAAGTAATACGTTTAATTCCTCTGTGTGAAAAATGGGTTCATCTCAAATTATGTTCAATTTCTCTTATTGTAAAGTGATTTAATTTCTtgaatatatgtatatgtgaaaGTTTTTAAGCACCCATGAGGCCATGATTAGTTCCTGATTGATCTCATATCTTGGTGTATGCACATGGCTTTTGGCCATCTGCGCTCAAAACTGAATATTTGATGAATTTTGTCTCTGCAGAGTGAGTAGGCAAAAAGGAGTTTGGAAATCACTAACCCAATTGTCTAGTAGTGAACTTTTAGGCATCAATGTCAAACCTTTCAGAAGATATCATCGAAGACATTCTCTCTAGACTTCCTGTGAAGTCTGTGTGTAGATTCCGGTGTGTATCGAAGTTATGGCTCCATCTCACCATGCAACCCCGCTTCATCCAAGCCCACCTCAAAAGAAGCCAGTGTAAAATCCTTCTCAGTTCTAAAAATTCTCTCAGCTCCTTGGACCATCTAGCGCCTATCGATGATGATTTGTTACCCTTGGAGCTTGATTTTCCACTCACAGGCGTCCAATACCTTCCTTGGGTCCGGATTGTTGGTTCGTGTAATGGTTTGGTCTGCATTCTGCCTAAGCCAACAACTTATTTTATATTCAATCCTACCACCAGAGAGTGTTTGAGGTTACCAGGATGCCACACCACAGCATCGGCAATATCAAGCAATACTGGTTTTGGATTATGAAAGATTATAATGTGAAGGAGTCTTGGACTAGGATTTTGATCGCTGACTCGTACATTTCTCTACAGCCGTTGGATTACTGGAAGAATGGCAAGATATTACTGGTGAGAGATCACAAGGAATTACTTCTGTGCAACACGAAGGATGGCCTTCAGTTACCCTTCTTTGCTGACGTGTACGTGGAGAGCCTCGTGTCTCCAAACTTTCAGCACAACTAACTAGCGACTGTGTTTGAATGAGTGCGTTCGTTTCTACTTGGATCATTCTGCATATTTACTACCCAGTTCTTACATGAAAATCagcaagtttatgttttgtggTTAATGAAGTTGCTCTCTTGTGGTTTAAGCCTTGACTTTGATTTTGTGACGATGATTCATTATTTGCAGACAACTATTTCCTGATTATTTGCAGTTTGCACTCAAATTGACATGTACTGCTTCAGATTGCTGTCATTGAAACTATGAATTTTTGCAATGTGTGTAAAACTGAACTTTCATGCAAGTTCTTTGAACTTATTTTCTACTGGGTCTATCTCTTTTTTAAGGGAGTTGTTGTTGGCACTCCTAAAGCGTCGTTTTTGCAGGCAAGGGATAAACTGCTCTTAGAGAGTAATGCACAATGACTATTCGGGAGTGCCAACAACAGTTTGCCGTTTAAAAAATTGATTTGGAAATGTAGGCAAAGAGCCTCCAAGACATGATGTTGATAAAGTATCCACTCTTTACTCAATCTAAATTGTTGCGCGACGACAAAATATTGTGAACAATTTGATTAGTTTTCAACGAATTggactaaatttttaaaatgaaaGCCAACAATTTTGGGagaaatttttgtttaatcGTAACTCCGCTACGTAGTATTATAAATTCATGTATGTCGTATCAAATTAGCGGTGTGAATTTATGGTACGCCTATACTAGAATTTTACTCTTGGAAGTAACAAATAGAAGAAAACCAGAACCCCTCGGAACCAACTTTGGTCAATTAAAGAGATGGTAAAAGAATCCACAAATTGTTGAAGACCAAAATTCTCATTAAACATCAGGATCCGGTTTATAATATTTTGCAAAAACAGTGTGGATTTGCACTTATGAAATACTTTCTTACTTCAACAGACGTGAAACAAAATTGTACTTTATACGAGGAGTTCGTAACACAAGTGGTTAAAAGTATCATCATTGGATATGACATTTTGTATTCGTTTCTCCCCCTCCTTCAATACAAATGTAATGTCCTACATACATATCCGAGCTTGTATCTCGAGAGCAGTTAAAAGTGTTATCTCTCATCCGATGTTCTGTATTTGATTCTCCTCCTCCAATACAAATGTGATGATCTACGTACGGATACATCACATATACGAGCTTGTATCTCGAGAGCGGTTAAAAGTGCTATCTCTCATctaatgttttgtatttgattCTCCTCCAATACAAATGTGATGACCTACGTACGGATTGGGTACTATCTTCCTAACTAGAGAATCAGTTTTCAAGTTAAAGGGGCCAGGGCCAATTCAAATGAGACAACTTCAAGCCTTCAAGACCCAAGTATTAGCAAAAGGGGTATGATATTCAAAGATACCATTTTACTTATtacacacatttttaattttcggttgtCGGATCGAAtggattgaagaaaatcaacagacataaattatcaaagagtatgagaagtaaaataggaatAAATGGATAACACATCCTACCAAAAAGTCCCCTCCACTATCCTCTCTTTCTTCCCCataaaaacaaagggaaaacGCTCATTAAAATAAGAGCACAAGCTATTAACTTTACcaagtttaattaattttagagagctttaacgaaaagcatccggtactgttcactttaacgaaaaacaacatttttatactaaaaagtcaatcctgtactattcactttaccctttattttgtatcattaaaactcaaagttttcaagctcttttcattagtttcctttAATTTTATGGGTTTTAATGACCTTTTATAGCAGCAGCAACCACTCTGCTGCTGACAAGCAAACTGCTAATCCCACAAGCTTTTTGGCCGATTCTTGCTCCAATACGGCTGAATTGCTACCTGGGTTGGTTTCTCTTGAGGTGttgaggttcctgcaagaagaACCCATATAATATTTTTGTGTTCTGCGGCAGCTCCGCCATTGCTGATCAGTGAGCTCTCTTCTTTTAACtcaatttatttgttttgagtttttgttcaAGTTGTTGTATTTGGTGGTGAGTTAGTGATTGTAGTGGTTCTCTTGTCTGAAAAAAGAAGTTTGCTTTTTGGGTTTCTGCTGGGTTTGCTGtttcttctttgattgcataagcTTGATGAATTGCTTCTTGTATGTTGCCTGTGTGATTAGATTTTTGGTATCCGTTGAGCATCAATTCGAAACAAGTTTTTCTAACCCTTGTGTAAAATTTGGAACATTTTGGTCATAAAGCAGCACCATAGTCTTTCAGCAAGCTTCTGCTATGTTTGGTTGGTGAGGCTTAAGAAGATCATGGAACgtgaaagtttttgtttttcgttttcttCGAGTTTAACAGTGAATGTCTAGTGAGTCTGAGTTTGCTATGATTTTTTGGAGATAGAAAGCAGAAGATACATTAATTTTCTCTTCATTTCTTCCACTTACTAGGAAACAAGACATGGTTGGCAATGATTatcatttctttgttaaatCTCATCACTTGGTTttaggagttttttttttttcgtattaATCTCCGCGTTGGGTGGTGCTCAAAAGTCGGATGATGCTTTTAAAGTTGTTTCGGGGCTTATAGGCTATAGCATGCGTTTCTTGTACGCGTAGTGGAAAACATCATAATTATATGTAATGTTGAAACTTAACCCTGCTGAACTGTAGGAGGATGTTTAATAATCCGTTTGTCTTTTGGGGCATGTCTTATTTTGAGGCATATCTTCACTCTGCGGTCTCTACTCACATTTGGGGATTGCATGGTCCACCCAATCTCCGTCATGTCTAATACGGTTATAATATTGTCTTGCTTGAATTTCTGTCGAGAAGTTTAGCATATTGTGTTTGCAACCTAAAATCTCCTGTTTTTCCGTTCATTTTTGTGAGTTAGAGTACTGTTACCTTAGTACCGtccctccatttttttttcattctgttATCGTGTTAGGCAAACCGGAAAGATGGAGCGGAGCAGATTTAATATGAGGATGCGTTGTTCTGGTTCAACACTGTCAGATGAGTCAGCTTTGGATCTTGAGAGAAACTGTTGCAGTCATTCTAATTTGCCTTCATTAAGTCCACCAACACTTCAACCCTTTGCATCAGCTGGACAGCATTGTGAGACTAACGCTGCTTACTTCTCGTGGCCTACCTCAAGCCGATTGAATGATGCTGCTGAAGAGAGGGCAAACTATTTCACTAATCTACAGAAAGGGCTCCTTCCTGAAATTCTTGGCCGGTTGCCGAAAGGGCAGCAAGCGACTACATTGCTTGAACTGTTGACTATTAGGGCATTTCACAGCAAGATCTTGCGATGTTATAGTCTTGGAACAGCAATTGGGTTTCGTATTCGACGGGGTGTGTTAACTGACATACCAGCTATTCTTGTCTTTGTTTCAAGAAAAGTTCACAAGCAATGGCTCAGCCCGATA is from Malus sylvestris chromosome 5, drMalSylv7.2, whole genome shotgun sequence and encodes:
- the LOC126621134 gene encoding F-box/kelch-repeat protein At3g06240-like, whose protein sequence is MQNLFLAPNKMSNGPKLSEDIIEDILSRLPVKSVCRFRCVSKLWLHLTTQPHFIQAHLKRTQSCKLLISSANSLFSLDHLAPIDDDLLPLELDFPLKGGQPFLPWIQTFGSCNGLVCIMPVPEKFFIFNPTTRDCLRVPDCPMPIHVCPGQDSRNGYHRHSFGYAPSINDYKFVKVAYGCMVHVFSLKNNSWKRVQDFPYKHLLDDSTTFLNGAVHWLCGPVGVGDTCVIAAFDLAEEKFLDLAPPDSVTNHTRFTIGVLGGCLCLLHQNNIKQHSFWVMKEYNVKESWTRILITDSYFSLQPLCYWKDGKILLVRNRKKLLLCNTKNGTCKKFLVNGLPSRIFADVYVESLVSPNFQQN